A single region of the Hylaeus volcanicus isolate JK05 chromosome 5, UHH_iyHylVolc1.0_haploid, whole genome shotgun sequence genome encodes:
- the LOC128876693 gene encoding 2-oxoisovalerate dehydrogenase subunit beta, mitochondrial isoform X3 encodes MIFSKLWTRFLNARASLVFCSVDRYVLRENVRCIHFNYYTDKNTNKNATGKIEKMNMYQAINQGLRTALTDDPDAVIFGEDVAFGGVFRCTVDLQKDFGKDRVFNTPLCEQGIAGFGIGLATAGVTAIAEIQFADYIFPAFDQLVNEAAKVRYRSGGQFDCGKLTIRTPCGAVGHGALYHSQSPEAYFAHTPGLKIVMPRGARQAKGLLLSCIEEPDPCIMFEPKILYRTAIDDVPTDRYKIEIGKAEVVREGEAVTLVGWGTQVHVLLEVADLVQEKLDVSCEVIDLVSILPWDAELVCKRQVNFI; translated from the exons ATGATATTCAGTAAATTGTGGACGCGGTTCCTGAACGCTCGTGCGTCTCTAGTTTTCTGTTCCGTCGATAGATACGTGCTACGCGAGAATGTCAGGTGTATACACTTCAACTACTATACGGATAAAAACACGAATAAGAATGCTACCG gtaAGATTGAAAAGATGAATATGTATCAAGCGATAAATCAAGGACTTCGGACAGCGTTAACGGACGATCCCGATGCAG TGATATTTGGAGAAGACGTGGCGTTTGGCGGTGTTTTTCGTTGCACGGTTGATCTTCAAAAAGATTTTGGTAAAGACCGCGTTTTCAACACGCCACTTTGCGAACAAGGAATCGCTGGATTTGGAATTGGTTTAGCTACTGCGGGTGTAACAGCTATTGCGGAAATTCAATTCGCGGATTACATATTTCCTGCCTTCGATCAg CTAGTAAACGAAGCAGCCAAGGTAAGATACCGAAGTGGAGGACAATTCGACTGTGGTAAATTGACCATTCGAACACCTTGTGGCGCTGTAGGTCATGGTGCACTTTATCATTCGCAAAGCCCAGAAGCATATTTCGCACACACTCCAGGTTTGAAG ATCGTTATGCCCCGCGGAGCGAGACAGGCGAAAGGTCTTTTGTTGAGCTGCATAGAAGAGCCGGATCCCTGCATCATGTTCGAGCCGAAAATACTGTACCGCACGGCGATCGACGATGTGCCGACGGATCGTTACAAGATCGAGATCGGCAAGGCTGAGGTTGTGAGAGAAG GTGAGGCGGTGACACTCGTGGGCTGGGGCACTCAGGTGCACGTACTGCTGGAGGTGGCCGATCTCGTCCAGGAGAAGCTCGACGTATCCTGCGAGGTGATAGACCTCGTTTCTATCCTACCTTGGGACGCGGAACTCGTTTGCAAG agacaagtaaatttcatttaa
- the LOC128876295 gene encoding centrosomal protein of 290 kDa — MGRTDLDRILSIDPSSLTDDDMEDLYPAMISCDVDEISNLHNLRVLMKVSQEILQYKDNQVESLLLECGKLKETITSLKPEPAKRKKKDWDTSDTKHGTDDISKHLDIPESTDYNDELQGKNKKIKILMTELESLEKENVILKEQLTTLTLEMEDATQKMNEMTGELSSSQMKFTEYRDKISYLERENAALVAQIEEITAQQVDRDNVIDEFGAAIDTRINEWKAILDEKDAEIQRLQENLQQSLIQSVASVKEQNKSEIVHLNEELEVRDKIITELKTKLSEAVVEINESATLIEKLKADARKVGKNGKKKQHKDLLKKLQDANEQISKLQIKLTEAEEDAQLRSSKLCEVLVTLRKYEDENQGLTDALNEIKVLQDDQKDKNEHIKDLINVVNKLEMLNSYQEMEIVTLREKLGIPEDESVSIQNVIEKRKKEAKKLESLMEQNKILVEENLEMKSDIRVLKYKLSKTSKVLDLSDYTVDGSTEFLHSTKLPESELQLLYPKSTMQQDMQLLLEENEALRTGMHEILDSIRNQDGKSIVEIQSSTLERLLEALDVRHLAGWYHPAMRLQEHLNVVQGSNAELRGQLKQLRKELQRKDKIFQALALNKNTDIEKVYAEESDSEKATMYLSELKRLQEVYANEADDWENQKDSLKQLNSELKTEIEKLKLQLDVYEQSSKILEEGDDEIKKAYTIKTKEYIKAASEVLIINRKNAALQQLLDKETMKAYHDHKEMIKNETYLRRAHADANKHNNILEREISILQSNLSNSVSKTTYNELKEKHKELSIRYRNLLENHMVSQNDNETQILTKELELLKQEKNQLIELLQKDYGSESQEDLTHQLKEAKAKELLEKQRADHVTSLQEILQVQLSKCEENIKDVTAAKSELQEELIILHKRLAKDVSFEKSLPIDDNRMQELKDSIEQLKLENEKLTKSLRISEEEAERQYKLNSLNTSELDSLMHQILDLQAASEDKATISRLDFELASTKMAEMELNAQKARLENEVSSLQEELDKARTTCEGLRSYVQDCRKQCETRCRTYVDTIRFLQNQYAGSTSISALDRIISLSSKLNQERQNVDSELKNARECHESAKVQQEMLTNRLQIVESLKDILEQQIGSNSVQDIVQRFSEYSQYTLNDFKYKRKITQLEHELQIVNNKFAEYESLVTSMEQDMMQVQKAWSRAQEKHGKADVRSTGTSPVSLENKHESVQATTATQSGEIQTDPYTCCLDKKDTSEVEVQTASPLRKTGPGGSPSKEKQTEQIDAAEHKDAETEQEEKLTRMETEPGGQTMEKDAETERSEQPEVSLLREQLNQTLKLASERSATLVMYESQIAEYQRQATVLKKSIESKDSQLMQKEKLLEEYRLSSRPEPPSADSSDKLALKSTINSLQKLLGQKEETITRYQSLLKEDRDEHSKAAARLQDEIKSLHGRIQSMESEIRESNQRSTVENVEPEKLAKETTNEIAVRTVAKSNAMQVEEVARLHEKVSNLEADLNITRELSDRWHLLAEERLKHMDGMRERLEEQHKSELESYRGELKKWQSEADMLRKELAENRILLTKGNISLMKELQERDDKIHELSLTCQQLQNEVELMGSATRSQRAITHSESERKTHEITLAFNRDQSQQQAQTEVVRKQLQSLLEKEKTYKHEISELKQQLSRRYMAVKSQEKKTSQREAQLERKVKSLEEDLEKARTQLDREFLVQEAKKVKTAEELSLWEKQKKWQQTAEKLKEKLKEKTDEYTKLLSSYDKLRSVVMCMEREKWYLKSKLKMENSTIAGGLSARPIAITQQSVTEELQKECQNLRERVKELTDRLENEDNEKLLLKIEEQKRRIAALEVVSQGNSCVAIELEKLEMTKDILEKMNLAFESENFELRLELEKVNADVPRLREKVEHLEKYIELLKVEKSSDSTSRLSDRDSHDHGSKKSILEMEKTIFTLKRIIEKLQAENKRLRMGSKKNHIMHQGKLATRQSDSALQRQYEEAQKRVVALETDLQLAEQRLVAFERAQAEDDGGEIKVLKDQLVHKSELLDKVKHLLSRAAVNEKSLRQRVQLLESRQALSVIPECHVTPATE, encoded by the exons ATGGGTCGCACCGATTTGGATAGAATATTATCGATAGATCCGTCGTCATTAACGGATGACGATATGGAGGATCTTTACCCTGCCATGATTAGTTGCGATGTAGATGAGATTAGTAACCTGCATAACCTAAGAGTCCTAATGAAAGTCTctcaggaaatactacaatacAAAGACAATCaa GTAGAGTCATTACTTTTAGAATGCggtaaattaaaagaaactattaCTTCTTTGAAACCTGAGCCTGCTAAGCGTAAAAAGAAAG ATTGGGATACATCTGATACAAAACATGGAACCGATGATATATCCAAA CATTTGGATATACCAGAAAGTACTGATTACAACGATGAATTAcaagggaaaaataaaaagattaaaattcttaTGACAGAACTAGAG AGCTTAGAGAAGGAGAACGTAATTTTGAAAGAGCAGTTAACAACTTTAACACTAGAAATGGAAGATGCAACGCAAAAGATGAACGAGATGACAGGAGAATTGTCTTCCTCTCAAATGAAATTCACAGAATACAGAG ACAAAATATCGTACTTGGAACGCGAGAATGCTGCGTTAGTTGCTCAAATTGAGGAAATAACTGCCCAGCAAGTAGATAGAGATAACGTAATAGATGAATTCGGTGCAGCAATTGACACTAGAATTAACGAATGGAAG GCAATATTGGATGAAAAAGATGCTGAAATTCAGCGACTACAGGAAAATTTGCAACAGTCACTTATACAATCTGTGGCGTCtgttaaagaacaaaataaatccgAGATTGTTCATTTAAACGAGGAATTAGAGGTTCGCGATAAAATTATCAccgaattaaaaacaaagcTTTCCGAAGCTGTAGTTGAGATTAACGAAAGTGCGACGCTTATAGAAAAGCTAAAAGCAGACGCACGAAA GGTTggaaaaaatggcaaaaagaAACAGCACAAAGATTtgctaaaaaaattgcaagatGCAAATGAGCAAATATCTAAGTTGCAAATTAAATTGACAGAGGCAGAGGAAGATGCCCAATTAAGAAGCAGTAAA TTGTGCGAAGTATTAGTGACTTTAAGGAAGTACGAGGATGAAAATCAAGGCCTGACGGATGCgctgaatgaaataaaagtgttaCAGGATGATCAGAAGGATAAAAATGAGCATATcaaagatttaattaacgtCGTTAACAAACTGGAAATGTTAAATTCGTATCAAGAAATGGAGATCGTAACTCTTAG AGAAAAGCTAGGAATTCCAGAAGATGAATCAGTGTCGATACAGAACGTTATAGAGAAACGTAAAAAGGAAGCAAAGAAGTTAGAAAGTCTAatggaacaaaataaaatccttgttgaagaaaatttagaaatgaaatcaGAT ATAagggtattaaaatataaattaagtaaGACTTCGAAAGTGTTAGACCTCTCGGATTACACCGTAGACGGTAGTACTGAATTTTTACATTCGACCAAATTGCCAGAGTCTGAACTCCAATTGTTGTATCCTAAATCGACCATGCAACAGGACATGCAGCTACTTTTAGAAGAGAACGAAGCTCTCAGAACTGGCATGCACGAAATTTTGGACAGTATACGTAATCAAGACG GTAAAAGCATAGTGGAAATACAGTCTAGCACGTTAGAAAGGTTGCTAGAAGCTTTAGATGTAAGACATTTAGCTGGCTGGTACCACCCAGCAATGAGGTTGCAAGAACACTTGAACGTTGTACAGGGTAGCAATGCTGAATTACGAGGACAGCTTAAGCAGTTGAG aaaagAGCTGCAAAGAAAGGACAAGATATTTCAGGCTCTAGCCTTGAACAAGAATACGGACATCGAGAAAGTGTACGCGGAAGAGTCTGACAGTGAAAAAGCGACGATGTATCTCTCTGAATTGAAAAGGTTGCAAGAAGTGTACGCTAATGAAGCGGACGATTGGGAAAATCAGAAGGACTCGTTGAAACAGCTGAACAGCGAATTAAAAACTGAGATAGAAAAGCTGAAATTGCAGCTCGATGTTTACGAGCAGAGTTCAAAGATACTAGAAGAAGGTGatgacgaaataaaaaaggCTTACACGATTAAAACCAAAGAGTACATAAAAGCTGCCAGCGAGGTTCTcataataaacagaaaaaacgCTGCTCTTCAGCAACTTCTAGACAAAGAAACTATGAAAGCGTATCACGACCATaaggaaatgataaaaaatgaaacatacttAAGGAGGGCTCATGCTGATGCAAACAAGCACAACAACATTCTTGAACGAGAGATTTCGATATTACAAAGCAACCTGTCCAATTCGGTTAGCAAGACAACGTACAACGAACTTAAAGAGAAGCACAAAGAACTGAGCATACGATATCGCAATTTGTTAGAAAATCATATGGTGTCCCAAAACGATAACGAAACACAGATATTGACGAAGGAGTTGGAACTCTTGAAGCAAGAGAAGAATCAACTCATCGAGTTGTTGCAGAAGGATTATGGCTCCGAAAGTCAGGAGGACTTAACGCATCAGTTGAAGGAAGCCAAGGCTAAGGAATTGCTGGAGAAGCAACGTGCCGATCACGTGACCAGCTTGCAGGAAATCTTGCAGGTCCAGTTATCAAAGTGCGAGGAGAATATCAAAGATGTGACTGCTGCCAAGTCCGAATTACAGGAGGAACTGATAATCCTGCACAAGAGACTCGCGAAAGACGTGTCCTTCGAGAAGTCTCTGCCTATAGACGACAACAGAATGCAGGAATTGAAGGACAGTATCGAGCAGTTGAAGTTGGAAAACGAGAAGTTGACGAAGTCACTTCGAATCTCTGAGGAAGAAGCTGAGAGACAGTACAAATTGAATTCGTTGAACACTTCGGAGTTGGACAGTCTGATGCACCAGATTCTGGACTTGCAAGCTGCCAGTGAAGATAAAGCTACCATCTCAAGGCTCGATTTCGAATTGGCGAGCACGAAAATGGCGGAGATGGAACTGAATGCTCAGAAAGCACGATTGGAGAACGAGGTGTCTAGTTTACAGGAGGAGCTCGATAAAGCAAGGACAACGTGCGAGGGGTTGCGTTCTTATGTGCAGGATTGTCGTAAACAATGCGAAACGCGATGCag AACGTACGTAGATACTATAAGGTTCCTGCAGAATCAATATGCAGGTTCCACTTCCATCAGTGCTTTAGATAGAATAATTTCGTTATCTTCGAAGTTGAACCAAGAACGACAGAACGTTGACTCCGAATTGAAAAATGCGAGAGAGTGCCACGAAAGCGCCAAAGTTCAACAAGAGATGTTAACCAATCGCTTGCAAATTGTCGAGAGCTTGAAGGATATTTTAGAACAACAGATTGGAAGTAATAGCGTGCAGGATATCGTGCAGCGCTTTTCTGAATATTCGCAGTACACTTTAAAT GatttcaagtacaaacgaaagaTAACTCAATTGGAGCACGAGTTGCAAATCGTCAACAACAAATTTGCGGAATACGAGTCGCTCGTAACCAGCATGGAACAGGACATGATGCAAGTTCAAAAGGCTTGGTCGAGAGCTCAAGAGAAACACGGGAAAGCCGACGTGCGCAGCACAGGGACGAGCCCGGTGTCTCtagaaaataaacacgaaTCGGTTCAAGCAACGACAGCGACGCAATCTGGGGAGATACAAACGGATCCTTACACGTGTTGTCTGGATAAGAAGGACACGAGCGAAGTTGAAGTTCAGACCGCCTCGCCTCTGAGAAAAACAGGACCAGGGGGATCGCCTTCGAAGGAGAAGCAAACAGAACAGATCGATGCAGCGGAGCACAAGGACGCAGAAACAGAGCAAGAAGAAAAACTAACGCGAATGGAGACCGAGCCGGGAGGACAGACAATGGAGAAAGACGCGGAGACGGAAAGGAGCGAGCAGCCCGAGGTGTCCTTGCTTCGCGAGCAATTAAACCAGACTTTAAAACTCGCCTCTGAACGGTCCGCGACATTAGTCATGTACGAATCGCAGATAGCGGAGTACCAAAGGCAGGCGACGGTATTGAAGAAATCGATAGAGAGCAAGGATTCGCAATTAATGCAGAAGGAAAAACTGCTGGAGGAGTACAGGTTATCGTCTCGGCCGGAGCCACCAAGCGCTGACTCCAGTGACAAACTTGCCCTGAAGTCGACGATAAACAGTTTGCAGAAGCTTCTCGGTCAGAAGGAGGAAACCATAACCAGGTATCAGAGTCTGCTGAAGGAGGACAGGGACGAGCACAGCAAGGCTGCTGCTCGATTGCAGGACGAGATCAAGAGCCTGCACGGTCGAATTCAGTCGATGGAGAGCGAGATCCGCGAGTCGAATCAACGAAGTACCGTCGAGAACGTCGAGCCAGAAAAATTGGCCAAAGAGACGACGAATGAGATCGCTGTGAGAACTGTCGCCAAGAGTAACGCCATGCAAGTCGAGGAGGTAGCGAGGCTTCACGAAAAGGTCTCGAACCTCGAGGCGGATCTGAATATCACCAGAGAGTTGAGCGATCGCTGGCATCTGCTAGCTGAAGAGAGACTGAAGCACATGGATGGTATGAGGGAGAG ACTCGAGGAGCAACACAAAAGCGAGCTCGAGAGTTATCGTGGAGAATTGAAGAAGTGGCAGTCCGAGGCGGACATGCTTCGCAAAGAATTGGCCGAGAATCGCATATTGCTTACGAAAGGGAACATTTCGTTGATGAAGGAGCTGCAGGAGAGGGACGACAAAATTCACGAGCTCAGTCTGACCTGCCAACAGCTTCAG AACGAGGTTGAGTTAATGGGGTCTGCGACCAGATCCCAACGAGCCATAACGCACAGTGAGTCCGAAAGGAAGACTCACGAAATTACTTTGGCCTTTAATCGCGATCAGTCGCAGCAACAAGCGCAGACGGAGGTCGTGCGCAAACAGCTGCAGTCGTTGCTGGAAAAGGAGAAAACGTACAAGCACGAAATTTCGGAATTGAAGCAACAACTCAGTCGCAG ATACATGGCTGTGAAGTCCCAGGAAAAGAAAACTTCGCAAAGGGAAGCGCAGCTCGAACGTAAAGTGAAGAGTTTAGAAGAAGATCTGGAGAAAGCTCGAACTCAATTAGATCGCGAATTTTTAGTTCAGGAGGCGAAGAAGGTTAAG ACCGCAGAGGAACTTTCACTATGGGAGAAGCAAAAGAAATGGCAACAAACCgccgaaaaattgaaagagaagCTCAAGGAGAAGACAGACGAGTACACGAAATTGCTTTCGAGTTACGACAAACTCCGATCGGTAGTGATGTGTATGGAAAGGGAGAAGTGGTACTTGAAGAGCAAACTAAAAATGGAGAACAGCACCATAGCTGGAGGTCTTTCCGCCAGACCTATCGCAATCACGCAACAAAGCGTGACGGAGGAGCTTCAGAAAGAGTGTCAGAATCTGCGAGAGCGCGTCAAGGAATTAACGGATCGATTAGAGAACGAGGACAACGAGAAACTTCTGCTAAAAATCGAGGAACAAAAGAGACGTATCGCTGCATTAGAAGTTGTTTCTCAG GGAAACAGCTGCGTGGCGATTGAGTTAGAAAAACTAGAAATGACCAAGGATATCCtcgagaaaatgaatttagcTTTCGAGAGTGAGAATTTCGAGCTAAGGCTCGAGTTAGAAAAGGTGAACGCGGATGTGCCGAGATTGCGAGAGAAAGTCGAGCACTTGGAGAA ATACATAGAGTTGCTGAAGGTAGAAAAATCGTCAGATTCGACGTCAAGGTTGTCCGACAGAGACTCGCATGACCACGGTTCGAAAAAGTCTATCTTGGAAATGGAGAAGACGATTTTCACGTTGAAACGAATCATCGAGAAATTGCAGGCGGAGAACAAGCGACTGAGGATGGGTTCAAAGAAGAACCACATCATGCATCAG GGCAAACTCGCGACTAGACAGAGCGATAGCGCTCTCCAAAGACAATACGAGGAAGCCCAGAAACGCGTGGTGGCGTTAGAGACGGATCTGCAGCTGGCCGAGCAGAGATTAGTTGCGTTCGAAAGGGCTCAAGCTGAGGATGACGGCGGGGAGATAAAGGTTTTGAAGGATCAGTTGGTCCACAAGTCGGAGCTCTTAGACAAagtcaaacatttattatctAGGGCGGCCGTGAACGAAAAAAGTCTTCGGCAGCGT GTACAGCTGTTGGAATCGAGGCAAGCGTTGTCTGTAATACCAGAGTGCCACGTGACGCCTGCCACGGAGTAG